In one Bacillus sp. PK3_68 genomic region, the following are encoded:
- a CDS encoding cysteine hydrolase family protein has translation MSSALIIVDIQNDYFPNGKMELSNPEKAAANAAKILDWFRQNNKDNIFHIQHVASSPELGFFLPNTKGVEINEAVLPLEHESIIIKHFANSFLKTELESKLKEKGVTKLVIVGMMTHMCIDATVRAAVDLGFEATLIEDACATRDLSYQDKVVPAEQVHYAFVSALKSMYANVISTEDFLQQN, from the coding sequence ATGAGCTCAGCTTTAATCATTGTCGATATTCAAAATGACTATTTTCCGAATGGAAAGATGGAATTAAGCAATCCTGAAAAAGCAGCCGCTAATGCGGCTAAAATTCTTGATTGGTTTAGACAAAATAACAAAGATAATATTTTTCATATCCAGCATGTCGCAAGTAGTCCAGAGTTAGGCTTCTTTCTTCCAAATACGAAGGGAGTGGAAATAAATGAAGCTGTTCTACCGTTAGAACACGAAAGCATTATTATAAAACATTTCGCTAACAGCTTTTTAAAAACTGAATTAGAAAGCAAATTAAAAGAAAAAGGAGTAACCAAGCTAGTAATTGTAGGTATGATGACGCATATGTGTATTGATGCCACAGTTAGAGCCGCAGTGGATCTAGGCTTTGAAGCTACACTGATTGAAGATGCCTGTGCGACAAGGGACTTATCTTATCAAGATAAGGTCGTTCCAGCAGAACAGGTTCACTATGCGTTTGTCAGCGCACTTAAAAGTATGTATGCCAATGTAATTTCAACCGAGGATTTCCTGCAACAAAACTAA
- a CDS encoding toprim domain-containing protein, whose product MKNGKEHSGFTVDIGRPDTIYFFENPIDLLSYWSIKQEKLKDDRMVSMNGLKLKIVFQSYLKTKKEGLNIKNVVLAVDNDKAGKEFIKKVRQVVNIDMLKTGIPNNEKTGTMS is encoded by the coding sequence TTGAAAAATGGGAAGGAACATTCAGGTTTTACAGTAGATATAGGTCGGCCTGATACCATTTACTTCTTTGAAAACCCCATTGACCTACTCTCTTATTGGAGCATTAAGCAAGAAAAACTCAAAGACGACCGAATGGTAAGCATGAATGGACTAAAACTAAAAATAGTTTTTCAATCTTATCTTAAAACTAAAAAAGAGGGCTTAAACATTAAGAATGTCGTTCTGGCAGTAGATAATGATAAAGCAGGTAAAGAATTTATTAAGAAGGTTAGACAAGTAGTAAATATTGATATGTTAAAGACCGGCATTCCTAATAACGAAAAGACTGGAACGATGAGTTAA
- a CDS encoding Lrp/AsnC family transcriptional regulator, giving the protein MELDNIDFKILRLLSEHSRIQWKDLGNQIHMTGQAVGNRIKKLEESGVIKAYSLLVDEMKLGLTYTAFVIIYMKTADHDSFIRFIYGRNEVIEAHRVSGEGCYHLKIKVTSQDQLNLFLNELLEYGNYSIHLSIQEIKQQNPLTAT; this is encoded by the coding sequence ATGGAACTTGATAACATTGATTTTAAGATCCTTCGGTTACTATCTGAACATTCACGTATTCAATGGAAAGACTTAGGTAATCAAATTCATATGACGGGACAAGCAGTAGGGAACCGTATAAAAAAACTTGAGGAAAGTGGTGTGATTAAAGCTTACTCTCTACTAGTCGATGAAATGAAATTAGGACTTACTTATACAGCGTTTGTCATTATTTATATGAAAACAGCAGATCATGATTCGTTTATACGTTTTATCTATGGTCGAAATGAGGTAATTGAAGCTCATCGAGTATCGGGAGAAGGATGTTACCATTTAAAAATAAAAGTTACATCTCAAGACCAATTAAATCTTTTTCTTAATGAACTACTGGAATATGGGAATTACAGTATCCATTTATCCATCCAAGAGATTAAACAACAGAACCCGTTGACTGCCACATAA
- a CDS encoding MalY/PatB family protein: protein MKYNFDQKINRYDTDSLKWDKTKRLFGDENILPMWVADMDFTSPPPVIDALKRRVDHGAFGYTVRSNSYFEAFINWMERRHNWTINKRWIRCTPGIMPAISLAIQKFTEPEDKILIQTPVYHPYPHIVKNNRRETVNSSLIMKNGKYEMDYEDLERKIDSGVKMLLLCNPHNPVGRVWTREELVKLGEICMRYNVLVLSDEAHCDLVYKGHTHIPFASISNEFSENSITCTAPSKPFNIAGLQISNVVISNAPLREAFTEAVDALHLGSSNTLSLTAAESAYRFGDEWLDALIEYVEGNLDYLIKFIETKLSKIKVIKPEGTYLAWLDCRELEMNAGALEKFFQKEAKVAFDEGYKFGLGGEGFTRVNMACPRALLEEGLNRIEKAVNQNVIKN, encoded by the coding sequence GTGAAATATAATTTTGACCAGAAGATTAACCGATATGATACAGATTCATTAAAATGGGACAAAACAAAAAGGCTGTTTGGAGACGAAAATATTCTTCCAATGTGGGTAGCAGATATGGATTTTACAAGCCCACCTCCTGTCATTGATGCTTTAAAAAGGAGAGTGGATCACGGAGCTTTTGGATATACAGTGAGATCAAATAGCTATTTTGAAGCATTCATTAATTGGATGGAAAGGCGGCATAATTGGACAATTAATAAAAGATGGATTCGTTGTACGCCAGGGATTATGCCTGCAATTAGCTTAGCAATACAAAAATTCACAGAACCGGAGGATAAGATATTGATACAAACGCCAGTGTATCATCCCTACCCTCATATAGTGAAGAACAATAGACGAGAAACAGTCAATAGTTCGCTGATAATGAAAAATGGAAAATATGAAATGGATTACGAAGATTTAGAGAGAAAAATAGATTCCGGTGTAAAAATGCTACTTCTTTGTAATCCGCATAATCCTGTGGGAAGAGTGTGGACGCGAGAAGAACTCGTTAAGTTAGGTGAAATTTGTATGCGATACAATGTTCTTGTCTTATCGGATGAAGCACACTGTGATCTTGTTTATAAAGGTCATACACATATTCCTTTTGCAAGTATATCAAATGAATTTTCGGAAAATTCCATCACATGTACAGCCCCAAGTAAGCCATTTAATATCGCGGGTCTACAAATTTCCAATGTCGTTATTTCTAATGCTCCATTAAGGGAAGCGTTTACAGAGGCAGTGGATGCCCTTCACTTGGGATCATCAAACACACTTAGTTTAACGGCAGCAGAAAGTGCTTATAGATTTGGAGATGAATGGCTGGATGCTCTAATAGAATATGTCGAGGGAAATTTAGATTATTTAATAAAATTTATTGAAACCAAATTAAGTAAAATTAAAGTAATCAAACCAGAAGGAACGTATCTTGCCTGGTTAGACTGTCGGGAATTGGAAATGAATGCGGGGGCTCTTGAGAAATTCTTTCAAAAGGAAGCCAAAGTAGCATTTGATGAAGGATATAAATTTGGTCTGGGGGGAGAAGGGTTTACCAGAGTGAATATGGCATGCCCCCGCGCTTTATTGGAAGAAGGCTTAAATAGAATTGAGAAGGCAGTTAATCAAAATGTGATTAAAAATTAA
- a CDS encoding cysteine dioxygenase family protein, whose translation MDLLERIKTQFNHKHNLSLSELQEEMESLALSLEDVSPYITEPNGLPYGRNVIFQSDVIEVLVLCFPAQSKTAIHDHGQSIGCGKVISGELTETSYKLKEEEAPEKFKEAKVAERNSFLIPEQHIHTMANNTEEKLITFHVYSPPLSGVQTFASLFAAEKINRFA comes from the coding sequence TTGGATCTTTTAGAAAGAATTAAAACACAATTTAACCACAAACATAATCTATCATTATCAGAGCTTCAAGAAGAAATGGAATCACTTGCTTTATCTTTAGAGGATGTTTCCCCTTATATTACAGAACCGAACGGCTTGCCATATGGTAGAAACGTAATTTTTCAATCCGATGTAATTGAAGTTCTTGTCCTTTGTTTTCCTGCACAATCAAAAACTGCTATTCACGATCACGGCCAATCAATTGGGTGCGGCAAGGTGATTTCAGGAGAATTAACAGAAACCTCATATAAACTAAAAGAAGAAGAAGCCCCTGAAAAGTTTAAAGAAGCTAAAGTGGCTGAAAGAAATTCTTTTTTAATACCTGAGCAGCATATTCATACGATGGCAAATAATACTGAGGAGAAATTGATTACTTTCCATGTTTATTCTCCTCCACTTAGTGGTGTGCAAACTTTCGCTAGTTTATTTGCTGCAGAAAAAATTAATCGGTTTGCATAA
- a CDS encoding MBL fold metallo-hydrolase — protein MIIKYFYDDKLAHASYLVGCQAKGEAIVIDPSRNITPYLKAAKAQGVWITSVAETHIHADYISGSRELASKTGAKLYLSDEGDDEWKYQFADKFDHQLLKDGDDFFIGNLQFKVIHTPGHTPEHISFLLTDGVSAVQAPFGIFTGDFVFAGDVGRPDLLEKAVGVSGSSYHMAKSMFKSLQRFKQLPDFLQVWPAHGAGSACGKSLGAVPSTTVGYEKLANWAFQHNQEDQFIEELLAGQPEPPKYFKIMKKVNKQGAGLLEKIEPVIHRKPSLTLVREWTKKGIVVDTRPAKVFAKKHIAETINIPYNKSFVTWAGWLLDYDRPIYLLVSEEKESEILKALQSIGLDQVSAIMDDSFINQLEMNAVDVLDYGSVEPKEIIDKIDDFYILDVRTDSEWKEGHIPQANHVMLGTLEDRIKEIPHNKPILVNCKSGARSAIAASILQANGFKQILNLTGGFDKWSQEKFMTVKS, from the coding sequence ATGATAATTAAATATTTTTATGATGACAAATTGGCCCATGCGTCTTATTTAGTAGGCTGTCAGGCTAAGGGAGAGGCCATTGTCATTGATCCTTCTCGTAATATTACTCCCTACTTAAAAGCGGCGAAGGCACAAGGGGTATGGATTACTAGTGTTGCGGAGACACATATTCATGCAGATTATATTTCTGGTTCACGGGAGTTGGCTTCAAAAACAGGGGCAAAACTTTACCTGTCAGATGAGGGAGATGATGAATGGAAGTATCAGTTTGCAGATAAGTTTGATCATCAACTGCTGAAGGATGGAGATGATTTCTTTATTGGAAATTTACAATTTAAAGTTATTCATACTCCAGGGCACACACCCGAACACATTTCCTTTTTATTGACTGACGGGGTATCAGCAGTTCAAGCCCCTTTTGGCATATTTACTGGTGACTTTGTTTTTGCCGGAGATGTGGGTCGTCCAGATTTGTTGGAAAAAGCTGTGGGTGTAAGCGGTTCCTCTTATCACATGGCAAAGAGTATGTTTAAGTCCTTGCAGCGATTTAAACAACTTCCGGACTTTTTACAAGTCTGGCCAGCACACGGAGCAGGCAGCGCGTGCGGTAAATCACTGGGAGCAGTGCCTTCTACTACGGTTGGTTATGAAAAGCTAGCTAACTGGGCATTTCAACATAATCAGGAAGATCAATTTATAGAGGAATTACTTGCCGGACAGCCTGAACCTCCCAAGTATTTTAAAATAATGAAAAAAGTAAATAAGCAAGGGGCTGGCTTACTCGAAAAAATTGAGCCTGTAATTCATAGAAAGCCTTCCTTAACGCTAGTTCGAGAGTGGACCAAAAAAGGCATTGTGGTAGATACACGACCAGCAAAGGTCTTCGCGAAGAAACATATAGCAGAAACCATCAATATTCCATACAATAAATCATTTGTCACCTGGGCTGGATGGCTGCTTGATTATGATCGGCCTATATATTTGTTGGTCAGTGAAGAAAAAGAGTCTGAAATATTGAAAGCTTTACAATCAATCGGGCTTGATCAAGTCAGTGCTATAATGGATGACAGTTTTATTAATCAACTCGAAATGAATGCTGTTGATGTGTTGGATTACGGATCAGTAGAACCAAAAGAGATCATTGATAAGATAGATGATTTTTATATTCTGGATGTTCGCACCGATAGTGAATGGAAGGAAGGACATATTCCCCAGGCCAATCATGTTATGCTGGGAACTTTAGAAGATAGAATAAAGGAAATTCCGCACAATAAGCCAATTCTCGTAAATTGTAAATCAGGTGCTAGATCGGCTATTGCTGCCAGTATATTACAAGCAAATGGTTTTAAACAAATCCTTAATTTAACAGGCGGGTTTGATAAATGGTCGCAAGAGAAATTTATGACAGTAAAAAGCTAG
- a CDS encoding sigma 54-interacting transcriptional regulator — MTSITQNQEFIQVFSENITAVLGFDITILDKNGNRVSGTGSYQQQIGKPAPDGSLLRAVMKTGRPELTYDVIKNESQCMSCKFLKQCKETATIGFPIVKGRETLGVIGLMGFSVEQKKKMIKNAEALKRFLQHLSLILESKLVSQECRSQSKCSLYEDTLESGKVVTFESIISKNADMQDVIYKAKRVVNSPANVLIRGGTGTGKELLAKAIHFESDRKNNPFVAVNCAAIPENLLESELFGYEGGAFTGSNREGKVGKFELANNGTIFLDEIGDLPLSLQPKFLRVLQEREIERIGGNKSLPVNVRVITATHRNLEEMVQNGSFREDLYYRINVIPLHTKLLKDRRDEIPFFLQYFICKHCSTLNRPYLSIDPLLEQWLIQYDWPGNIRQLENVVEYMVNMAESEVIGFQDLPDYLYQKKQTPINTRGLSLEEMVAEYEKSVIQSFFLIEKNRIDKEKVADELKISLSTLYRKMEKYNLKVL; from the coding sequence GTGACGAGTATAACTCAAAATCAGGAATTTATTCAAGTGTTTTCAGAAAACATTACAGCAGTACTTGGTTTTGATATAACAATACTTGATAAAAACGGTAATCGGGTAAGTGGCACAGGCAGCTATCAGCAACAAATTGGCAAACCTGCACCTGACGGCTCCTTGTTACGGGCTGTGATGAAAACAGGCAGACCCGAATTGACCTATGATGTTATAAAAAATGAATCCCAGTGTATGAGCTGTAAATTTTTAAAGCAATGCAAAGAAACAGCAACTATAGGTTTTCCGATAGTAAAGGGGAGAGAAACTCTAGGAGTCATTGGGCTCATGGGTTTTTCTGTTGAACAAAAGAAAAAGATGATTAAGAATGCTGAGGCACTTAAGAGGTTTCTACAACATCTAAGTTTGATATTAGAAAGCAAGTTGGTTTCGCAGGAGTGTAGATCTCAATCCAAATGCAGTTTATATGAAGACACTTTAGAATCAGGTAAAGTTGTTACCTTTGAAAGTATAATTAGTAAAAATGCGGATATGCAAGATGTTATATATAAAGCCAAGCGTGTAGTAAACAGCCCGGCAAATGTTTTGATTAGAGGAGGGACTGGAACAGGCAAGGAATTATTGGCAAAGGCAATTCATTTCGAGAGTGATAGGAAAAACAATCCTTTTGTTGCAGTTAATTGTGCTGCTATACCTGAGAATTTGCTGGAAAGCGAATTGTTCGGCTATGAGGGAGGAGCTTTTACTGGGTCAAATCGAGAAGGAAAAGTGGGGAAGTTTGAGCTGGCTAATAATGGAACTATCTTTCTCGATGAGATAGGAGATTTACCTCTTTCTTTGCAGCCTAAATTTCTAAGAGTGCTACAGGAGAGAGAGATTGAAAGAATTGGGGGAAATAAATCACTGCCTGTTAATGTTAGAGTGATAACGGCTACACATCGCAATTTAGAAGAAATGGTTCAAAATGGATCATTTCGTGAGGATTTATACTATCGGATAAATGTTATTCCGCTTCATACAAAGTTATTGAAAGACCGTCGGGATGAAATTCCGTTTTTTCTTCAGTATTTTATTTGTAAACATTGCTCAACTTTAAACCGTCCATACTTAAGCATTGATCCGCTATTAGAACAATGGTTAATACAATATGATTGGCCAGGTAATATTAGACAGTTAGAAAATGTTGTTGAATACATGGTAAATATGGCAGAATCTGAAGTGATTGGCTTTCAAGACCTTCCAGATTATCTCTACCAAAAAAAGCAAACACCTATAAATACCCGAGGATTAAGTTTGGAAGAGATGGTTGCTGAATATGAAAAATCGGTTATACAAAGCTTCTTTCTAATTGAAAAGAATAGAATAGATAAAGAAAAAGTTGCTGATGAATTGAAAATTAGTTTATCAACTCTTTATCGCAAGATGGAAAAATACAATCTAAAAGTTTTATAA
- a CDS encoding RidA family protein has translation MFKTISTNKAPKAIGPYSQAISVDGFLFLSGQIPIDPETGEVIENDIRLQTQQVLKNIRAILETESYSLTNIVKTTIFINDMNNFSHVNEEYAQFMGEHNPARSTVEVSRLPKDVMIEIEAIAKK, from the coding sequence ATGTTTAAAACTATATCAACAAATAAAGCACCAAAAGCAATTGGCCCATATTCACAAGCTATTAGTGTAGATGGTTTTCTTTTTCTTTCAGGACAGATACCGATTGATCCCGAAACAGGAGAGGTAATTGAAAATGACATTAGACTGCAAACACAACAAGTTTTAAAGAATATTCGAGCCATTTTGGAAACGGAGAGCTATTCACTTACCAATATTGTTAAAACTACTATTTTTATAAATGATATGAATAACTTCTCTCATGTAAACGAAGAGTATGCCCAGTTTATGGGGGAGCATAACCCTGCACGTTCTACTGTAGAGGTAAGTCGTCTCCCTAAAGACGTAATGATAGAAATAGAGGCCATTGCTAAAAAATAA
- a CDS encoding TSUP family transporter, with product MDKYNGRKLTITGGLTGLASGFFGIGGGFLIVPSLMATTNMLMIEAIGSSLFSVGTFGLTTAINYSISGLVNWLVVLALVGGGFIGGIFGTLAAKSLSKQRKALNYTFSAIVITVAIYMIIINAEALNL from the coding sequence ATGGATAAATACAATGGAAGAAAATTAACGATCACTGGTGGACTGACGGGTTTAGCATCTGGCTTTTTTGGCATCGGTGGCGGGTTTTTAATTGTTCCATCTCTTATGGCAACCACAAATATGTTAATGATTGAAGCAATAGGTTCTTCTTTGTTTTCCGTAGGAACTTTTGGACTTACAACGGCAATAAATTACAGTATCTCAGGTTTAGTAAATTGGTTGGTAGTACTGGCGCTTGTGGGCGGTGGGTTTATAGGAGGCATATTTGGCACATTGGCGGCAAAGAGTTTAAGTAAGCAACGAAAAGCTCTCAATTATACGTTTTCTGCGATTGTCATAACTGTGGCCATTTATATGATTATTATAAATGCTGAAGCCTTGAATTTATGA
- a CDS encoding sulfite exporter TauE/SafE family protein — MTIEQWILTVASGGIVGFTLGLIGGGGSILAVPLMLYLVGVKDPHMIIGSTALAVSINAFVNLIPHARAGHVHWKPAIIFAIPGAIGAFWGSTLGKLIPSKQLLFLFALLMIIMAIKMILPKRNIKQKANFEMQGSDLNG, encoded by the coding sequence ATGACAATTGAACAATGGATTCTCACTGTTGCCTCAGGCGGAATTGTCGGTTTCACTTTGGGCCTGATTGGCGGCGGCGGTTCAATTTTAGCGGTACCTCTTATGCTTTACTTAGTTGGAGTGAAAGATCCGCATATGATCATTGGCAGTACTGCCCTCGCTGTTTCAATTAATGCCTTTGTAAATCTCATACCTCATGCGCGTGCTGGTCATGTCCACTGGAAACCGGCAATTATATTTGCTATACCTGGTGCAATAGGCGCTTTCTGGGGATCGACCCTTGGGAAGCTTATTCCGAGTAAACAACTGCTATTCCTCTTTGCTTTACTTATGATTATTATGGCCATTAAAATGATTTTGCCTAAAAGAAATATAAAACAAAAAGCAAACTTTGAAATGCAAGGATCTGATTTAAATGGATAA